AGTTCTTAACAAAGATCAGCACTGACAAGACGATGACAACATCCGCGTACACAGAAGCAATTATTCAAATAgatatcaatcaatcaatcaataaaccCACAACCCAACTTTATTCCAAGAGACCAATTTCCCAATTTAAGGACGTCAGTCGCACGCTACATCAGGGAACCGAATTGCTGAATAACACCAGACAATTAGGTCAATTGAAACAAGCATCGAGGggattgagaaaaaaaaaaattactgcaATTAACTAACTAAGGGATCGATTCAAGCGCCCTTTGCATCGTCATTCTTTCCGGCTACCGTTCCGTTCCGCTGATGAAACATACTAGAGAAATTCGTAGAGAGATCAGAGTAGAGCGAAACGACCTTCGAAATGTTCCCGTTGAGCTCCTGAATTAAGGCCACGTTCTTGACGAGATTATCCGGAATCTTAGACTGGTGGTTCTCGTTCACCTGCTGGATCAAAACCCGGTTCCGATCCAAAACGGACTGGACCTGACTAAAGCTCTTGCTGAACGCATCCCAGACCTCGGCGTCTCCTTCCCCGTCGGCGTCCTCACCGTAGCCGTAGCCGTTGCGGCCGTCGGCGGAGTGGAGGTGGAGACGGCTGGGTTGGTGGGAGCCGTTGGAGCCGTCGTCCATGCTGGATTCAGCGGCGGAGGAAGAATCAAGCGTTGTCATGCATGTGGTGGAGCAACGCCGCTCTCTGATCGGAGATGGCTTTGAGGTTGGGGGCGACTGGCTTATTTTGTAGGGTTGAAGTGCACGCGCTACGGGAGCGCGCGTGTTTGGATTTGCCTCAGAAAATATCTTATAAAGAGGTTCTATTGGATGACTgtgaaaaaagattaaaaaagcaAAGCCGCAAAAGAGCAGATGTTTTTGCCACGTCGGCAGATATCGGACAAGGCGATGCTGGCATGGAGTTTAGCATTGCGTTTAAGAGTGCTAACGCGGCGTCGTTTTTGCCTGCGTGTGTAAACGAGAACCACGTGGGCACAAAATATCTGCCGGACTGCACATAAAAATATCGCGGGGACAGGCATACAGAGAACAAGTCATTCCTCGAGCTTCGTGTCAAGCCCGATATAGTTGACAACTTTCGAAAaagtatttattaaatttttttccaaaaaacaaattttaaattaataatcaTTTTTCCTTAAAATTGTTGCACTgacaattaattttttattttaattcattcaattaaaattttattttttgttttcatccaaaagataatttcaaattcataatcacttTTTCCTTCAAATTTTTGCACTGACAATTAATTTTTAGATAACAATTCTCATTGCTAATTTtactacaaattttttttttaaagtgtgcTTGCTTCATACTAATTAGGaagatatttatatttttgtataataatTTATCTCCCattcataaaaatattatatttttaataatgctCATGCTTATTCATTTTACAAACCATATGATTACATTAGAAGAAACTTACAATTGATTTTTGCCAATAACTTTAAGGGAGCTCAAACATACAAACAGAAAATGTTGGTTTAAGCTCAtttcaaaaatccatttttttcaGTGACAGAAAGGAAAAGATTTAAAAAACAAGTACAGAGAAAATGAGAAATtctcacctcccccccccccccccccccaccccaaaaaaattaaagtaaacgTAAAAAGCTAACACAAAAGGAAACCCACGACTAGGTTAAAAGGGTAGGGCCGCTAAGCAATCACAATGAACATAAACAAAAATGCAATCCGGTAATCTACAGAAGAACCACGAtccccaaaaaaatttaaaagattcagtttcatgaaataataataaacacaTCTGTCGATCATTGCTTCGGTTCTTTCCTAAACCACAGCCACCAAGATGGGTAAAAGACAGGCAACACTGGCTCTAAAAGATTATGCTATAGTAATTAAATGAATTTACAAATACAACTTTATCAATTGACCAGTCTTCCAGTTAGCACAATGCGTTACATTAATTCTCACAATTGCAGTTACTGCCAACAGCAGAAATTTGTATATCAGCCTGCGGACATTgatttcttttcccttctttcaAGACCTACTGTTGATTTTGGGCATTGATGccattatgattttttttctcaTGGTGAATTGAACTCCCCAGACTATGCTCTTAAATGGAAACCTTAGTGGTAGGGTACAAACTACCGTATTACTATGAATATTCTCCACTTAATCAGTTGATTTCCTCTTCCTACCAAGAATAGAAGCTCTCTGAAATCTGGGTCCGCCCATCCGCCACTTCTTGAATGTTGCCAATGAGGATTGAGCTGCCTCGAATACTTAAAAGGTGTGCAGCCATGAAAGCCAATATTACCACATAACAGTATCAagatgaaaaaagaaaacaagcaGTCCAACATGTTTTAAGAAACTCACAGTGGGTTTCCTCCTTTGTTAATAGTGCCAAGAATTTGGGGGCTAGGATAGATGCAGCAGTGTGGGCCTTGGTCAAGACCTCCTTGTACCTAGTCCTGAACGCAATCAGAAGCAAGGATCCAATGGTCCTATCTCCAATCCTAAACACCAAAAGAAGCATGCGTTATTACTTATTAGACTCTATGCATTGACCtcacaatttttttcaaaaaattaaaaaaaaaaaaaaaaaaaagcccagcCAAAATTATTCACTTTTCAACAATAAACAGTATTAAAAGTACAATGGACCATCTAGCAGTGTTGCTCTATACATTCTGCACCCAGTTATATAGTTTACAAGCATCATTAGACATATTTGTATCAACCAGCACCCACTTACCAATTGGCCGTCTCCCATCATCTAACAAATAGAATTTAAATCCAAAGAGCTGGTGCTGGTAGGTAAATTGGAAGAGCTCAGATTCATCATAGATTACCAATGAAGCTCAGAATCCAATTAAAGCTTGTCAATGGGTGCATAATGGAAGTGGAGTGATGCAATGAGAGGGAAACCATAAAAATTTCACTCAGAAAAAAGTGCAAAAGGAAAAgctctttttattttctcatttgcTAATCCTTTTACCCATTTGATCGTATCTCTAGATTCTCTACCATTGTTTTTTAGGGTGAGGTTTTGCATTTTCAGGACCACACAATGGCATTAGTGGGAACAAAATGGGCTTTGCAAAATTGCAAATTCATTCATGGACTGGAAACAGAATGCAGTGCACATGGTTGTCCAGGTGTGCGAACATGTCAAAAACAATAGCCAAATGCTACAATTCAACAGTAACATGAAAGTTGGAACAGAAGTTTTCATGTGTAAACAGCTCCAATCTAATCTCCTACCGATTCATATTATAGTAACGTTAAAAATGATAGAATACAGTGAACAAGTTCCTGTATAGCTTCAACTGATTATACTCATTTGAGGCTTGTGGTAAAAAACAAATTCTCCTACTGACAGCTATTCTATTGTCATTAATTCCTTACACACCTAACAAGGGGAAGAGAGGGAAAAAGGAAACTGAATGGCAATTCTGATTCAAATCTGATAAATGTTTCATACAGTACAAAGAAAGTATAGTACACCTAATGTTACAACTAAAACAAATGTTAACAAAATAACTCTTAAgtaaaacaaataattacaaaataatccttaatttaacttctaaaataTCTAGATTTACCAATTTAAaacaaatttcttaatttttaaataaacaataacaaaaccaagccttaagtcccactaggtgggataggctatatgaatcctttttcgccaatttatgcaatcatgtaccatttcttttgacagattcaaggatattaaattcttactcactatctcctcctattttattttaagtctacccctatcccttctactgcccccccacagtaactaactcactcttcctcactagtacactatgtggcctacgctGCAAATGTCCATACTATCTGAGttgtccctctcttatcttatcttctataagagctacacctaacttaccgcaaatatgttcattccttaatttattttttaatgttataccactcatccatctaagcattctcatctcggcaacttttactttttggatattatgtttcttcgtcgcccaacattccgattcatatagcatagctggtcttataattGTCCTACTTCCCTTTCAAATTTAgaggtattctacaatcacagaacacacttgaagcacttctctattttacccaacatgctttaactctatgcattacatcatctttaatttctccttcaacttgcataatatttctctaaggtatcgaaatctactagtgttatttatttcttcatcattaagtttaactttatctccaatattcctcctatcattactaatattacatttcatatattctgtcttatttctatttatcctaaagtctctagattttaaaacttctctccataattctaacttagcctctactccgtctctaatttcatcaattaatataatatcatttgcaaacaacatataccatagaACCTCCTTttaaatactcttagtcaattggtccatcactaaagcaaaaagataaggactcaaaacagatccttgatgtacacttataGTGATTAGAAATTCTataatttctccatctatagtccttacactagtcattactccatcgtacatatccttaatgacatcagtatacctactacatgcacctttttttctaaaacccaccatagaacttccctaggtatcctagcATAacctttctcaaggtcaataaatatcatatgcaaatccctcttttttttcctaaactttcccattaatcttcttaaaagatatatagcttctgtggtagatctcccaggcctaaaaccaaattgattttctgagacatTTGTTTCTAACCTttatctttgttcaactatcttttcccataatttcattgtatgactcataagtttaatttcacaatagttattacaattttgaatatctcctttattataggtattaaagtatttttcctccattcatctagcatcttcttagtttttataattgtattaaataaattagttagccatataattctgttattaCCTAagaatttccaaacttcaattagtaTGTTATCTGGTTCCATAACTTTccaatttttcatcttttttagtgcaaacttaatttcgttaactttaattttgcgaataaatctcatatttttaattttttcctcatttgacaattctaagtttaagccttttatTTGGTTATCTTTAAACAAcctactaaagtaacttcaccatctttctttaatgtcttcgtccttaaccaaaacaatatcatcctcgttttttatacattttacatttcctaagtccttacttttCCTTTCACCAACTTTagcaattttaaatatatctttttccccttcttttgtatctaatctatcatacaaactattaaatgatctgtatttaacttcactaacggcattttttgcatcttttcttgcctccttttacttttcaaagttatccctaTTTCTACATGTTTGCCCCcatttataccaaattctttttgtctttatggttTTTTGTAcctctttatcccaccaccaactttctttactattcgagaatcttctccttgattcacctaaaatctcttttgctatctttttaatagagctagctaatctactccaaagagtatttgtatctatcccatcctctatagtccaatcctcatctttgatcattttatctttaagttttattatattttctccttttaggttccaccacctaattctcttacactggattattttatcatttttcttccattttttaatacatatatctaacactaaaactctatattgtgtggttaggctttcacatggaataactttacaattcttgcatgataaatgatctaccctcctagttaaaaaaaaaaatctatttgatttctattttgtccacttttaaaggttattaagtgttcttctctcttcttaaggtaagtattcattatactaaaatcatatgacatagcgaagtctaagatcatctcctcaggctcatttttatctccatgtccatatcctctatgtatcctctcataattttttttatcccttccaacatgtccattcaaatctcctccaataaatattttctctgcgcctagtatgccttgtataatactatccatatcttcccaaaattgtctcttaaagTTTTCTGTGAAGctgacttgaggagcataagcactaatgatatttattatctcttgtcctaataccatcttgatttttattctatcccctactctatttatatcaacaacactatcttttaaatttttatctataataattcctattccattcttatgcttttcttttccaatgtaccaaagtttaaaccttgatttatcaatttctctagctttctcccccacccccttagtttcttgaaagcaaattatattaattcttcttctgataattgtatccacaatttccatgctttaacttgtaagtgtccctatattccaagttgctaatctaattctagtttcttgaactaacttctttaccggcccacgtccagaatgatgcaagaaccctcgcatatttaaCACCGTACCTGGGCACCGACACGGCGCGTCACTTTGGGGCAACGACCTaacccaccctcgcccacttttcgtaATACCCAGGTGGTACAAGTGCAGCATGTCGCTTGTAAGGGACGCTCCAGGAAATATTCAGTaaagattcatatcatagtgatttgacaaattttacgctagcTGTCAACTACCTAaggcaaccctcctccttaacccagGCTTGGGACCGGccgtgtgtgaaaaaattaggacagaCATTTTGTGCATCACAGGCGAAGTTTTCCTAGTTTTTAAATCTTCAAACAAAATATGATTGAATAGAATTATCCACAAGCAATCCTCCTCCATTAGGCATGcactaggaaaaaaaatcaaaggGAAGAGAAACTCACGATTCTACAATCTTGCATCCTAATTCATAAAAGTATGGACACCGATTCCTTAGATCCACACATGCAGCATCAGCCTGTATTTCCTTCCTTGTTCTGGCATTATAAACCCCATCAAAGAGAAATAAAGAAGCAAAATATCAGTAACCTCAACTTTCAAGCAGCTACCAAAAAACTTGGATAAGGACAGAAGCAAGTAGTTGATAACTTGATATTCCTGCGCTCTACAGAGGACAAATTCAGGGATTTACAACCTTTGGTCAGTTTTACCCACAGCAGTGAGGGTGAGTTATACTTGATGGCTCACAACCACTCCATCTTCCACATTTTCTTAGGCAACCATGACATAGACAAGGAAAAATCTATTAATTGGAAAAGAGAGCATAACTAAGGTTGAAGTTCATGCAACCTACGGTTCACAATCCAGCCGCATGTGAACCATTTGCAGAGaaagtaattaaaaaaaacaaatgcTACTTCTAATCCAGTCTTTATAATAGTTTTCTCCAAGAACAAGTCTTATAGCCACTAAAATTGTCTGTCAGGGCCATTGTGAGCCTTACTTTTGATTGAAACAGGTGGGAGCATTGATCAATGCTGCTTGCCTCTGATGTAATTCATGAGCAATCCAAAAAGGCAGTTCTACCTTTGAACCATGTTCAACCTAAGAAACACAATCAACCAATCAGAGAAAATTAGAACCAGATCATAACAATGCCCACAAAGTAGACTCCAGCTTTCCTCAAAACTTACGCAGTTAGCTTCAGCACTGGGATCAAGAAGCCCCACTCCATTAGCTGCCTTTTGGAACATAACTGAAACAATCTGCAAGCCAAAGCAGAAAATAGGAGAACATGCTAGAATTAGGCATTGCAAAGTGTTTGAAATAAGACAACTGGGGACTGACAATGAAAATACAAGCATGGCCAAAAAAAGAAGGATGAAAAGGCAAGGAGTAGCAACCTCTTCTTCTGTtataatatcatcaatgtcataatAATGTGCCATTCTTGAAATTACCCACTTATTCTTGCTTGCTCTGATTGTCTCTTTTGAATTCTCTAACACTACTCATTAAAGCATTAGAAAATGCATTCCAAAATCGTCTGCGAAGCGTTAAACCTTGTTGCTTCCTCACCTAGCAAAACTGCAGGTGAATGAAGGGAATcattacaaaaataaataaacacaggTAATGCAGAACACAAAGCTGGAAAATGGATGAACCATCTATCGAGGTTCAAAAGAATTGGGTAAGCAAGTCCTAGAATTATGCTTACATGTGCATTCATTTCTTAATTTGTTTGTCTtagagattttattttaattagcaAAGGGGTCGTTTCAAAATCACCTTAGTCTAGTTTTTCTGTGTATAGAGGTTGTTTTGTTGCAAGAGGAAATTGGTTCTCGGGAAGAATTGAttttttccccccccccccccccaaaaaataaTCCTCTCTGTCTTCCTTTTTCGTATTCAACTTTTGTTTCCTTCCCTTCCCTATCTCTTCTTCCTCTTGACGGCCATACCACATCAACAGGTCATAATGAGACCTGCTGTGTATTTCTGCGTTACACTAAACTATCTCTAGATaacaattttcattcaatttcaGCCATTTTCAATGTCTTCAAACTATTTTTATACGAGAGTACAATTTCCAAAATTTggacaaaatttttgaaatcattccaaATTCCCAATTTTAACAGAGTTTGGAACCCCTCGTAAATGGAAAATCAAGATTAAAAGCTCACATGCCCCCCTTACGAATACAAACCCTAGAGTAGACACTTCAGGCCATCATGATACACGCACATATTCCAGGGTTTAACACTCAATTACATCTTGAAAACAATTAGGCATGCCGTCCAATGTCGGCCACTTTCCATACGTTCAACTTCTTACCTTTCAACAAAATCTTACAAATTTCCAACATTTTTTAATTCattccaaattttgaaaactctcCTAGAAAGAAAATCCAGGTTCGAAGGTTTACGACCACAAACCCTAGAATAGACCGAAAAATCCATTCACTGTCTTTGCAGATGCAGACAGCAGTGAAATCCCTGGACTACACTGAATGCGTTAGCGGGAGAGACAAAATCATGAAGTAGAACTAGTGGAATTCTCAGGTGAAATGGAGCAAAATGAACATatttaatgaaaatgaaatacagAAAATAATCAAATAGGGGACAGAGATTACCTGAGTTAAACGTTCTTCGGCACCAGTCTCTGGCAGGAGAAGGAGAAGATGAGGAAGAAGAAGGGGAGggaaattgaaaattttagggagCGGGTGAGTATTTATATGGAGCGATCTGGATCAACCGAACAACACAAAGCATACATCTTCCTTGGGCGGGAAAAACTGCAAAATACAATTATCCTGTCTTCTTCGAAAGCTTGAATTTTGAGAtggaatttattttattttttttttaaaatgcaataaaaacttttatttaaattcataaaaaagttattttttaaatgcaaAATCGATGCTCCCcaaaaaaacttttaaaattttcatttcattttaagtgtttgtgaacatatttttaaaaaataaaaattgtatctatattttcatgtcaaattttaaattacatatttttttattaaaaaagattTTGGCATATTTTTTAAGCACATTTAATAATCTTATcggttttctttaatttttttttttagaaaatatttcttaTATCTTAAGCTAAATGTTTGATACAGGAAAGGAACATAATTAAATCATTCcttaatttttagatgtttttcatCTAAACTTTTATTCAATTACCTTCCACAAAATAAAAGTGAAGTTCTTGTAATATCATAAGTATGACTATGCACATTTTTTCTTACAAATTATTTGTAGTAGATCTTTTTATTCATAAAAAAGAAGTGTTTATAACTTATATATGTtgcttgaaattttaaaaaaaatcattcagAAATTAAACTAAAACTCAATATGGGTGCCTAATTtgattaatattttaatgaaGACGCTTGAACAtacatttttaatttaaattttgctCCCATTTTTGTTGAATCATATACCAATTAAAAGTTTAATGAACATctttaaacataataaaatttGATTAAATTTTAAGGTATTCGTTCTCTAGCTCACATCCCACCTTTCCAAAAAATGTTAGATAGTCCTAAACTACCAATTTAACATTTCATGTGGTGTTCTTGTTACACTCAAATATTAAGCAAGTGTAGCTTGAGTCCTATATCTTTTGAccaattacaaaaaaaaaaaacaaaacagagagagagagagagtgtagaaAATAGTACAATGATATTCTTCTAGCGAATTAAAAGCAAAAACCTATGaagtcttttataaaaatattataatataaaattaaagatATAAAAgtttgttatttttaaaaattggacAAAAAGTTTCATGAGTTTTAAATAATTCAAAAACACCATTTGCCAATAATTCCCTTTCGCTTATTTGGACAaaaaaggtaaattttgatgaaaaagttctcttagtttttttttgggataaaatagtttttttatttttcagatgtggcaaaaaacaaagaaaaccaaaaataaaatatttagaaaaatgaaACCAAATAGGGCAAGAGTCCCTTTTTCAAtaattttcttgatattttttttaaaaactacaTTTATTATTTCGAAGTATTAAAAACAATGTTTAATTAGTGTT
This region of Malania oleifera isolate guangnan ecotype guangnan chromosome 10, ASM2987363v1, whole genome shotgun sequence genomic DNA includes:
- the LOC131165379 gene encoding protein EARLY FLOWERING 4 → MTTLDSSSAAESSMDDGSNGSHQPSRLHLHSADGRNGYGYGEDADGEGDAEVWDAFSKSFSQVQSVLDRNRVLIQQVNENHQSKIPDNLVKNVALIQELNGNISKVVSLYSDLSTNFSSMFHQRNGTVAGKNDDAKGA
- the LOC131165381 gene encoding DNA replication complex GINS protein PSF3-like isoform X1, coding for MAHYYDIDDIITEEEIVSVMFQKAANGVGLLDPSAEANCVEHGSKVELPFWIAHELHQRQAALINAPTCFNQKTRKEIQADAACVDLRNRCPYFYELGCKIVESIGDRTIGSLLLIAFRTRYKEVLTKAHTAASILAPKFLALLTKEETHLFEAAQSSLATFKKWRMGGPRFQRASILGRKRKSTD
- the LOC131165381 gene encoding uncharacterized protein LOC131165381 isoform X2; this translates as MAHYYDIDDIITEEEIVSVMFQKAANGVGLLDPSAEANCVEHGSKVELPFWIAHELHQRQAALINAPTCFNQKIGDRTIGSLLLIAFRTRYKEVLTKAHTAASILAPKFLALLTKEETHLFEAAQSSLATFKKWRMGGPRFQRASILGRKRKSTD